One Cellulomonas sp. Y8 DNA segment encodes these proteins:
- a CDS encoding sensor histidine kinase, producing MPPRRPARWPRLDDRGVALVYLGVGLLLLGLGVTSTAPAADGPGADALHAALLVVGCAALAAKRRHPLAVLLVATGAFAGSLAVGGSVGLLLVLVDALYTAGVQLPTRARRWLAAAAVLLTVAAGIAGWVLADGVRGAVQALLLAAALLVTPLWWASDVRSRTELAASEARRAALERQQADLARAHAADVERIADLDRDAAVQEERAAMARDLHDVVASRLSAIAIHAEAALAGTPDAGRDRAALGAVRAEAVASLAEMRSMVLVLRGGGGDPPAGAAAGLDRLPDLVADAEGRGLDVRVSASPQPALPAVVDQAAYRIAAEALRNAAAHGPAGGRVDVRVAAGDGALEVEVVSALRPAGGARADDAVPRDAGAGDADRAGGPGRAALGSATGLLTMRERARSLGGDVTAGPDGARWRVRAVLPLGDAAPAAGAAGRPAALATRTAAAR from the coding sequence ATGCCTCCGCGACGACCCGCCCGGTGGCCGCGGCTCGACGACCGCGGCGTCGCCCTGGTGTACCTCGGCGTCGGCCTGCTGCTGCTCGGCCTCGGGGTGACCAGCACCGCCCCCGCGGCCGACGGGCCGGGGGCGGACGCGCTGCACGCCGCGCTCCTGGTCGTCGGCTGCGCGGCCCTCGCCGCCAAGCGCCGGCACCCGCTGGCGGTGCTGCTCGTGGCGACGGGCGCGTTCGCCGGCAGCCTCGCCGTCGGCGGCTCGGTCGGCCTGCTGCTGGTGCTCGTCGACGCCCTGTACACCGCGGGGGTGCAGCTGCCCACACGGGCGCGACGGTGGCTGGCGGCGGCCGCCGTCCTCCTCACGGTGGCGGCCGGGATCGCCGGCTGGGTGCTCGCCGACGGGGTGCGCGGCGCGGTCCAGGCGCTGCTGCTCGCGGCCGCGTTGCTGGTCACCCCGCTGTGGTGGGCCTCGGACGTGCGCAGCCGGACAGAGCTCGCCGCCTCGGAGGCCCGCCGCGCCGCGCTGGAGCGGCAGCAGGCCGACCTGGCACGCGCGCACGCCGCCGACGTGGAGCGGATCGCCGACCTGGACCGGGACGCTGCCGTCCAGGAGGAGCGCGCCGCGATGGCCCGCGACCTGCACGACGTGGTGGCCTCGCGGTTGTCCGCCATCGCGATCCACGCGGAGGCGGCACTCGCAGGGACGCCGGACGCCGGACGCGACCGGGCCGCGCTCGGCGCCGTCCGCGCGGAGGCGGTCGCGTCGCTCGCCGAGATGCGGTCGATGGTGCTCGTGCTGCGCGGGGGCGGGGGCGACCCGCCGGCCGGGGCGGCCGCCGGGCTGGACCGGCTGCCCGACCTGGTCGCCGACGCCGAGGGCCGCGGTCTGGACGTGCGCGTGTCCGCGTCCCCGCAGCCTGCGCTGCCCGCGGTGGTCGACCAGGCGGCCTACCGGATCGCGGCCGAGGCGCTGCGGAACGCCGCCGCGCACGGGCCCGCCGGGGGCCGGGTCGACGTGCGGGTGGCCGCCGGGGACGGCGCGCTGGAGGTGGAGGTGGTGAGCGCGCTCCGGCCTGCGGGCGGCGCGCGCGCGGACGACGCAGTCCCCCGCGACGCGGGCGCCGGCGACGCGGACCGGGCCGGCGGACCGGGGCGGGCGGCCCTCGGGTCCGCGACCGGGCTGCTCACCATGCGCGAGCGCGCGCGCTCGCTCGGCGGTGACGTGACCGCCGGGCCCGACGGCGCCCGGTGGCGGGTGCGGGCGGTGCTGCCGCTCGGCGACGCGGCCCCCGCAGCCGGGGCGGCCGGGCGCCCGGCCGCCCTCGCCACCCGCACGGCGGCCGCCCGATGA
- a CDS encoding response regulator transcription factor, whose product MTVRVLLADDHGAIRAGLRLMLDQAPDITVVGEAADGAAAVANARALRPDVVLMDVRMPGTDGIEATRRVVAEGLGAVVALTTFDLDEYLFGVLRAGAVGFLLKSVGAAELVEAVRRVAAGEGVLAPEVTRRVLAASVSAPGVPAPGTGPVDPPGLDLLTAREREVLVLLAGGRSNQQVADALTVSETTAKTHVSRVLAKLGCRTRLEAAAVAHRAGLVT is encoded by the coding sequence ATGACGGTCCGCGTCCTGCTCGCCGACGACCACGGCGCCATCCGCGCCGGCCTGCGCCTCATGCTCGACCAGGCGCCGGACATCACGGTCGTGGGCGAGGCCGCCGACGGCGCCGCGGCCGTCGCGAACGCCCGGGCGCTGCGCCCCGACGTCGTGCTCATGGACGTCCGGATGCCCGGCACCGACGGCATCGAGGCGACCCGCCGCGTCGTCGCCGAGGGGCTCGGCGCCGTCGTCGCGCTGACCACCTTCGACCTCGACGAGTACCTGTTCGGGGTGCTGCGCGCGGGCGCCGTCGGCTTCCTGCTCAAGTCGGTCGGCGCGGCGGAGCTGGTCGAGGCCGTGCGCCGGGTCGCCGCCGGCGAGGGCGTCCTCGCGCCCGAGGTGACCCGCCGGGTGCTCGCCGCGTCGGTGTCCGCGCCCGGGGTCCCTGCGCCCGGCACCGGCCCGGTGGACCCGCCCGGGCTCGACCTGCTCACCGCCCGCGAGCGCGAGGTGCTGGTGCTGCTCGCCGGCGGCCGGTCCAACCAGCAGGTCGCCGACGCCCTCACCGTCTCCGAGACCACCGCGAAGACCCACGTCAGCCGGGTGCTGGCGAAGCTGGGCTGCCGGACCCGGCTGGAGGCGGCCGCGGTCGCGCACCGGGCCGGCCTGGTGACCTGA
- a CDS encoding TetR/AcrR family transcriptional regulator, producing MTTETAGTDRRAALKARSRRAILDAADALIAERGTAQFTVDELAERADVSRRTVFNHFGSLEDVVLSTCTERLGVVIDQVQAVASATPVGDGSRASMFDELAQTLRGADLPPAITYLAGALGPLAEGDDPRANMLAQEAFSRVADHLSAELVRRYPRAELLDVRLLVSSLVHGVAVIAMHWCTTTDPAAPDARAQWDALVDRLIQSVRAGYMPEH from the coding sequence GTGACGACGGAGACGGCGGGGACCGACCGGCGGGCGGCGCTCAAGGCGCGCTCCCGCCGCGCGATCCTGGACGCCGCCGACGCCCTCATCGCGGAGCGCGGCACGGCCCAGTTCACGGTCGACGAGCTCGCCGAGCGCGCCGACGTGTCCCGGCGCACCGTGTTCAACCACTTCGGGTCGCTCGAGGACGTCGTCCTGTCCACCTGCACCGAGCGGCTCGGCGTGGTCATCGACCAGGTCCAGGCCGTCGCGAGCGCGACCCCGGTGGGCGATGGCTCCCGGGCGTCGATGTTCGACGAGCTCGCGCAGACCCTGCGCGGCGCGGACCTGCCGCCCGCGATCACCTACCTGGCCGGCGCGCTCGGCCCGCTCGCCGAGGGGGACGACCCCCGCGCGAACATGCTCGCGCAGGAGGCGTTCTCCCGGGTCGCCGACCACCTCTCCGCCGAGCTGGTCCGCCGTTACCCCCGCGCCGAGCTGCTGGACGTCCGGCTGCTCGTCTCCTCCCTGGTGCACGGCGTCGCCGTGATCGCGATGCACTGGTGCACCACCACCGACCCCGCCGCGCCGGACGCCCGCGCGCAGTGGGACGCCCTCGTCGACCGGCTCATCCAGAGCGTCCGAGCCGGGTACATGCCGGAGCACTGA
- a CDS encoding MMPL family transporter — protein MAGLLYRIGRFSARRAWAVVTAWVVVLALAVGAYFAFGGQLTSAVTIPGTATERVTEQLADEFPAASGGSGTVVFHTADDAPFTDAQQTAISDTLAGLADVDGVTGATDPFQTTAQLGEQQAQVTAGRDQIEQGRAQLEAGQAQLDAGQQQLDAAQAQLDAQRAQAEAAGALAAVQPQLDAGQAEIDAQQAQLDAQAQQLTDGLAELETQSAQLEAGADLLELSSGIRLVSEDGTAAVGTIAFEDSQFEIAPETKEAVVDALESADLQGVDVELSSDLTQEIPSVLGPGEVIGVVVAGIVLLVMLGSLVAAGLPILSALVGVGIGAVASLALSGAVEMLSVTPVLGIMLGLAVGIDYSLFILNRHRRQLRDGVELEESIGLANGTAGNAVVFAGTTVLVALLALNVTGIPFLGLMGTVGAICILVAILIAITLTPALLSRIGLRVLPKKKRATVGHEEPEAVPTTPMKTSRAVLTLVAGVAALLIIAIPALSMRLGLPDGSSESPESTQYRAYQITADKFGAGVNGPLLVVANLPDAVSAEDLTAEQVRIGTELAAHDDVVAVAPIGSNEAGTMLAFQVVPTEGPNSESTEALVHALRDSSPIEGDVELGVAGTASANIDVSEKLSDVLPGYLAIVVGLSLIILIIVFRSIFVPVTATLGFVMSLFAGFGGVVAIYQWGWLGSVFGVHDPSPVLSFLPIIVTGVLFGLAMDYQLFLVSGMREAYAHGVDPRVAVRRGLHAGRVVVTAAAIIMASVFAGFIFAESSIIRPLGFGLAFGVLLDAFVVRMLLIPAVMHLAGRWAWWIPKWLDRILPDVDVEGASLERSHPHPMHRTSADPDEGVPSEGEPAHRA, from the coding sequence ATGGCAGGACTCCTCTACCGCATCGGGCGCTTCTCGGCCCGCCGCGCCTGGGCCGTCGTGACGGCCTGGGTCGTCGTGCTCGCCCTGGCCGTGGGCGCGTACTTCGCGTTCGGCGGGCAGCTCACCTCCGCCGTCACCATCCCCGGCACCGCCACCGAGCGCGTGACCGAGCAGCTGGCCGACGAGTTCCCCGCCGCGAGCGGCGGCAGCGGCACGGTGGTGTTCCACACCGCCGACGACGCCCCGTTCACCGACGCCCAGCAGACCGCGATCAGCGACACGCTGGCCGGCCTGGCGGACGTCGACGGCGTCACCGGCGCCACCGACCCGTTCCAGACGACCGCCCAGCTCGGGGAGCAGCAGGCGCAGGTCACCGCGGGCCGCGACCAGATCGAGCAGGGCCGGGCCCAGCTCGAGGCCGGGCAGGCCCAGCTCGACGCCGGCCAGCAGCAGCTCGACGCCGCGCAGGCGCAGCTCGACGCCCAGCGCGCGCAGGCGGAGGCCGCGGGCGCCCTCGCCGCGGTGCAGCCGCAGCTCGACGCCGGCCAGGCGGAGATCGACGCGCAGCAGGCGCAGCTCGACGCGCAGGCGCAGCAGCTGACCGACGGCCTCGCCGAGCTGGAGACGCAGAGCGCCCAGCTCGAGGCCGGCGCCGACCTGCTGGAGCTGTCCTCCGGCATCCGTCTCGTCTCCGAGGACGGCACCGCCGCGGTCGGCACCATCGCGTTCGAGGACTCGCAGTTCGAGATCGCTCCGGAGACCAAGGAGGCCGTCGTCGACGCCCTCGAGTCCGCGGACCTGCAGGGCGTGGACGTCGAGCTGTCGTCCGACCTGACCCAGGAGATCCCGAGCGTGCTCGGCCCGGGCGAGGTCATCGGCGTGGTCGTCGCCGGCATCGTCCTGCTGGTCATGCTGGGCTCGCTGGTCGCCGCCGGCCTGCCGATCCTGTCGGCCCTCGTCGGCGTCGGCATCGGCGCGGTCGCGTCGTTGGCGCTGTCCGGGGCGGTCGAGATGCTGTCCGTCACCCCGGTGCTCGGCATCATGCTCGGCCTCGCGGTCGGGATCGACTACTCGCTGTTCATCCTCAACCGGCACCGCCGCCAGCTGCGCGACGGGGTCGAGCTCGAGGAGTCGATCGGCCTGGCCAACGGCACCGCGGGCAACGCGGTCGTGTTCGCCGGCACCACCGTGCTGGTCGCGCTGCTGGCGCTCAACGTCACCGGCATCCCGTTCCTCGGCCTCATGGGCACGGTCGGCGCCATCTGCATCCTGGTGGCGATCCTCATCGCGATCACGCTGACCCCCGCGCTGCTGTCCCGGATCGGCCTGAGGGTGCTGCCGAAGAAGAAGCGCGCCACGGTGGGCCACGAGGAGCCCGAGGCCGTCCCCACCACCCCGATGAAGACGTCCCGCGCGGTGCTCACGCTGGTCGCCGGGGTCGCGGCGCTGCTGATCATCGCGATCCCGGCGCTGTCGATGCGGCTCGGCCTGCCGGACGGCTCGTCGGAGTCGCCCGAGTCGACGCAGTACCGGGCGTACCAGATCACTGCGGACAAGTTCGGCGCCGGCGTGAACGGCCCGCTGCTGGTCGTGGCGAACCTCCCGGACGCGGTCTCCGCGGAGGACCTGACCGCGGAGCAGGTCCGCATCGGGACCGAGCTCGCGGCGCACGACGACGTCGTGGCGGTCGCGCCGATCGGCTCGAACGAGGCCGGCACGATGCTCGCGTTCCAGGTCGTGCCGACCGAGGGCCCGAACAGCGAGTCGACCGAGGCCCTGGTGCACGCGCTGCGCGACTCGTCGCCGATCGAGGGCGACGTGGAGCTCGGCGTCGCCGGCACCGCGAGCGCCAACATCGACGTCTCCGAGAAGCTGTCCGACGTGCTGCCGGGCTACCTGGCGATCGTCGTCGGCCTGTCGCTGATCATCCTCATCATCGTGTTCCGGTCGATCTTCGTCCCGGTCACCGCGACGCTCGGGTTCGTCATGTCGCTGTTCGCCGGGTTCGGCGGCGTCGTGGCGATCTACCAGTGGGGCTGGCTCGGCTCGGTGTTCGGGGTGCACGACCCCAGCCCGGTGCTGAGCTTCCTGCCGATCATCGTCACCGGCGTGCTGTTCGGCCTCGCGATGGACTACCAGCTGTTCCTGGTGTCCGGCATGCGCGAGGCGTACGCCCACGGCGTCGACCCCCGGGTGGCGGTCCGGCGCGGCCTGCACGCCGGCCGGGTCGTCGTCACGGCGGCGGCGATCATCATGGCGTCGGTGTTCGCCGGGTTCATCTTCGCGGAGTCGTCGATCATCCGGCCGCTCGGCTTCGGCCTGGCGTTCGGCGTGCTGCTCGACGCGTTCGTGGTCCGCATGCTGCTGATCCCGGCCGTCATGCACCTGGCCGGCAGGTGGGCCTGGTGGATCCCGAAGTGGCTCGACCGGATCCTGCCGGACGTCGACGTGGAGGGCGCCTCGCTCGAGCGCAGCCACCCGCACCCGATGCACCGCACGTCGGCCGACCCCGACGAGGGCGTGCCGTCGGAGGGCGAGCCGGCGCACCGCGCCTGA
- a CDS encoding chloride channel protein, with product MSATGSTDVAAVPTRDLARLTLLGALVGLPAGVVAFAFVGAVHVLQDLLWTELPEALGTDEPPWFLVLGLPVVAAVLVAAARRLPGDGGHDPVEGLSMAPLPPVSAAGVALAALAGLGFGIVLGPEAPLMTLGGIVGVWMTSWTGVTGRARGLLGVSGASGAISTLFGGPLVAGVMLLEAGAGALAAAALLPPLAAAAVAYVLVTGFGDWAGVPVTGLAVPDLPEYDRVRPGSLLLALVVGVVAAVVIAGVKRLARALRATGPRVGRLPLLLASGAAVGALALLAGALGADPRDVLFSGQSSIPALVAEESVGVVLVLVVAKGLAYAISMGGGFRGGPIFPAIFLGVGLASVAVAALDVSPTLAVAVGAAAGMAATSRLLLSAVMFAALLVGRAGLDTAPAAVVAAAAALLTVRLLDPPPRPA from the coding sequence GTGTCCGCCACCGGCTCGACCGACGTCGCGGCCGTCCCCACGCGGGACCTGGCCCGGCTGACGCTGCTGGGCGCGCTGGTCGGGCTGCCCGCCGGCGTGGTCGCGTTCGCGTTCGTGGGCGCGGTGCACGTGCTCCAGGACCTGCTGTGGACCGAGCTCCCCGAGGCGCTGGGCACCGACGAGCCGCCCTGGTTCCTGGTGCTCGGGCTGCCGGTGGTCGCGGCGGTGCTGGTCGCGGCCGCGCGCCGGCTGCCGGGCGACGGCGGGCACGACCCGGTCGAGGGTCTGAGCATGGCGCCCCTGCCGCCGGTCTCCGCGGCCGGCGTGGCGCTCGCCGCGCTGGCCGGGCTCGGCTTCGGGATCGTCCTGGGCCCCGAGGCGCCGCTGATGACGCTCGGCGGCATCGTCGGCGTGTGGATGACGTCGTGGACCGGCGTCACCGGCCGCGCGCGGGGGCTGCTCGGCGTCTCCGGGGCGTCCGGCGCGATCTCGACGCTGTTCGGGGGGCCGCTGGTCGCCGGGGTCATGCTGCTCGAGGCGGGGGCCGGGGCGCTCGCGGCCGCGGCGCTGCTGCCGCCGCTCGCCGCCGCCGCGGTGGCGTACGTGCTGGTCACGGGCTTCGGCGACTGGGCCGGCGTGCCGGTGACGGGGCTGGCCGTCCCCGACCTCCCCGAGTACGACCGCGTCCGGCCGGGGTCGCTGCTGCTGGCCCTGGTGGTCGGGGTGGTCGCGGCGGTGGTGATCGCCGGGGTCAAGCGGCTCGCCCGGGCGCTGCGGGCGACGGGGCCGCGCGTCGGCCGGCTGCCGCTGCTGCTCGCGTCCGGGGCGGCGGTCGGGGCGCTCGCCCTGCTGGCGGGCGCGCTCGGCGCCGACCCGCGGGACGTCCTGTTCTCCGGCCAGTCGTCGATCCCGGCGCTGGTGGCCGAGGAGTCGGTGGGCGTCGTGCTGGTGCTCGTGGTGGCGAAGGGGCTCGCCTACGCGATCAGCATGGGCGGCGGGTTCCGCGGCGGCCCGATCTTCCCGGCGATCTTCCTCGGGGTCGGGCTGGCCTCGGTCGCCGTGGCGGCGCTGGACGTGTCGCCGACGCTCGCGGTGGCCGTCGGGGCCGCCGCCGGGATGGCGGCGACCAGCCGGCTGCTGCTGTCCGCGGTGATGTTCGCGGCGCTGCTGGTCGGCCGGGCGGGGCTGGACACGGCCCCGGCCGCGGTGGTCGCGGCGGCCGCGGCCCTGCTGACGGTCCGCCTCCTCGACCCGCCGCCCCGGCCGGCCTGA
- a CDS encoding beta-L-arabinofuranosidase domain-containing protein, with amino-acid sequence MPSWAAGATVDGRPAEPGYVAVAGPAAGGSVVLDLPVAPRFTVADPRVDAVRGQVAVEAGPLVYALESVDLGADVGLARVDTGIAPEARDGAVTVHARTVDVPEGDWPYAGRPAEAGEDAPREVPLVPYHAWGQPRAVDDAGLDACRLTPSGPPRARPRAAYGLPRAPRRSAVAAPETVGRVAARAVALATAALARRARAHPARVAPARERRR; translated from the coding sequence GTGCCGTCCTGGGCGGCGGGTGCCACCGTGGACGGCCGCCCGGCCGAGCCGGGGTACGTGGCCGTGGCCGGGCCGGCGGCCGGCGGGAGCGTCGTGCTGGACCTGCCCGTCGCGCCGCGGTTCACCGTCGCCGACCCCCGGGTCGACGCCGTCCGGGGCCAGGTCGCCGTCGAGGCGGGGCCGCTGGTGTACGCGCTCGAGTCCGTCGACCTCGGGGCCGACGTCGGGCTGGCGCGGGTCGACACCGGGATCGCGCCCGAGGCCCGCGACGGCGCGGTGACCGTGCACGCGCGCACGGTCGACGTTCCCGAGGGGGACTGGCCGTACGCCGGCCGCCCCGCGGAGGCCGGGGAGGACGCGCCCCGCGAGGTGCCCCTGGTGCCGTACCACGCCTGGGGGCAACCGCGGGCCGTCGACGATGCGGGTCTGGATGCCTGTCGGCTGACGCCGTCGGGCCCGCCCCGGGCCCGACCGCGCGCGGCCTACGGTCTCCCGCGCGCCCCACGCCGATCGGCGGTGGCGGCGCCGGAGACCGTAGGCCGCGTCGCCGCGCGCGCGGTTGCCCTCGCGACCGCTGCCCTCGCGCGCCGCGCGCGGGCTCATCCCGCGCGGGTGGCGCCCGCCCGCGAGCGTCGTCGCTAG
- a CDS encoding carbohydrate ABC transporter permease — protein MSVKAGPLAVAAKVLLTLMYGVPILWILLTSVKSSDDVFDPSRTFLFRPVTTAYVEALSGDLARALLQSVIIATSTTALVLLIAIPAAYGLARTRGWLPTVALGLLIVLQMMPQTATVIPLFQAFSGWRLLDTTMAVVLADAALLTPFATLLLRPFFRAVPPQIEEASSIDGAGMLRTFWSVVLPVARNGVATVGTLTFLLAWGEFLYAVNFYLTPGQYPLSALLAQQVSAFGINWPGLMALAVLTSIPILVVFSSTYRLLRDGLTVGAVK, from the coding sequence ATGAGCGTCAAGGCCGGCCCGCTGGCGGTCGCCGCCAAGGTCCTGCTCACCCTGATGTACGGGGTGCCGATCCTGTGGATCCTGCTCACCTCGGTGAAGTCGTCGGACGACGTCTTCGACCCGAGCCGCACGTTCCTGTTCCGCCCGGTGACCACCGCGTACGTCGAGGCGCTGAGCGGCGACCTGGCCCGGGCCCTGCTGCAGTCCGTGATCATCGCGACGAGCACCACCGCACTGGTCCTGCTGATCGCGATCCCCGCCGCGTACGGCCTGGCCCGCACCCGCGGGTGGCTGCCCACGGTGGCGCTCGGCCTGCTGATCGTGCTGCAGATGATGCCGCAGACCGCGACCGTCATCCCGCTGTTCCAGGCGTTCTCCGGCTGGCGGCTGCTCGACACCACGATGGCGGTGGTGCTCGCCGACGCCGCGCTGCTCACCCCGTTCGCCACCCTGCTGCTGCGGCCGTTCTTCCGGGCGGTGCCGCCGCAGATCGAGGAGGCGTCGTCGATCGACGGCGCGGGCATGCTCCGGACGTTCTGGTCGGTCGTGCTGCCCGTCGCCCGCAACGGCGTCGCCACCGTCGGCACGCTGACGTTCCTGCTGGCGTGGGGCGAGTTCCTGTACGCCGTGAACTTCTACCTGACCCCCGGGCAGTACCCGCTGTCCGCGCTGCTCGCGCAGCAGGTGAGCGCCTTCGGCATCAACTGGCCGGGGCTCATGGCGCTGGCCGTGCTCACCTCGATCCCGATCCTCGTCGTGTTCAGCAGCACCTACCGGCTGCTGCGCGACGGCCTGACCGTCGGCGCGGTGAAGTGA